A genome region from Oncorhynchus masou masou isolate Uvic2021 chromosome 14, UVic_Omas_1.1, whole genome shotgun sequence includes the following:
- the ankrd40 gene encoding ankyrin repeat domain-containing protein 40 → MSTTSLDKELQERLREASAIGDIDEVRILVESGVNVNSQNEINGWTCLHWACKRNHKPVVSYLLNSGADQEILTAKDELAVQLTSKPEIRRLLGVEEEEVPEIKEPELPIIPNYLSNPPFMYSKMDNKAELILAQLTQNGNGDHSSDDPHSDSASLSPTHEQQLPQQPQSLLSDTPSPREGAFIPLAQQNGVSPSPASSLTVNGGLPMDISMEPHLVNHGEYPHSVAHNGAVCSPPLPSPSPSTTSSSSQAQVANANPSMTRQQSLPQQLNCGQGAGGNMPAFQPFFFTSTFPVNVQELVLKVRIQNPNARENDFIEVELDRQELTYRSLLRVCCRELDISTEHVEKIRKLPNTMLRKDKDVARLQDFQELEVVLEKAEGLALLSGAGGLTDRPCYNMKASRLTY, encoded by the exons ATGTCAACGACATCGTTGGATAAGGAATTGCAAGAGCGCTTGAGAGAGGCGTCTGCGATTGGAGACATCGACGAGGTGCGGATTTTAGTGGAAAGCGGAGTAAATGTCAACTCTCAAAACGAAATAAACGGATG GACATGTTTGCATTGGGCATGCAAGAGAAATCACAAACCGGTTGTGTCGTACCTGCTGAACTCTGGCGCTGACCAAGAGATCCTCACTGCTAAAGATGAGCTGGCTGTCCAGCTGACCTCTAAGCCTGAAATCAGAAGACTGTTAGGAG TTGAGGAGGAGGAAGTGCCTGAAATCAAGGAGCCTGAGTTGCCAATCATCCCAAACTACCTGTCCAACCCGCCATTCATGTACAGTAAGATGGACAACAAGGCTGAGCTCATATTGGCACAGTTGACCCAAAATGGCAATGGAGACCACTCATCAGATGACCCACACAGTGACTCAGCTTCCCTGTCGCCCACCCATGAGCAACAGCTGCCTCAGCAACCGCAGAGCCTACTCTCTGACACCCCGAGCCCGAGGGAGGGGGCCTTCATCCCATTGGCGCAGCAGAACGGAGTGTCGCCGAGCCCCGCCTCGTCTCTCACCGTCAACGGAGGCCTGCCTATGGACATCTCCATGGAGCCCCACCTGGTCAACCATGGGGAGTACCCACACTCGGTGGCCCATAATGGGGCTGTGtgctctcctcccctgccctcccccagccccagcaccaccAGCAGTAGCAGCCAAGCCCAGGTGGCTAACGCTAACCCATCTATGACCCGGCAGCAGTCCCTCCCTCAGCAGCTCAACTGTGGCCAGGGTGCTGGGGGTAACATGCCTGCCTTCCAGCCTTTCTTCTTTACCAGTACATTCCCTGTCAATGTGCAAG AACTGGTCCTAAAGGTGCGCATCCAGAACCCCAACGCGCGGGAGAACGACTTCATCGAGGTGGAGCTGGACAGACAGGAGCTGACCTACCGCTCGCTGCTCCGGGTGTGCTGTCGCGAGCTGGACATCAGCACCGAACACGTGGAGAAGATCCGTAAGCTACCCAACACCATGCTACGAAAG GACAAAGATGTGGCTCGGCTGCAGGACTTCCAGGAGTTAGAGGTGGTGCTGGAGAAGGCTGAGGGCCTGGCACTCCTTTCTGGGGCGGGAGGCCTCACCGACAGACCCTGCTACAACATGAAGGCCTCCAGACTCACCTACTAG